A single region of the Curtobacterium sp. MCJR17_020 genome encodes:
- a CDS encoding substrate-binding domain-containing protein: MKRISAVMGITAALAASALVLAGCSSQGGGGRVASSDDDSSGGTSKDSGLTIALVTHAAPGDTFWDIVRKGAEDAAKKDGVKLLYASDPDGSKQAQLVQQYTDQKVDGIAVSLAKPDALKSSVQAAEKAGIPVVSFNSGSDAYSALGILAHFGQDESVAGEAVGNELEKQGLSKPICVIQEQGNVALEARCGGIKKVLPDTETLYVNGTDNSAVQSTVTAKLQADSSADVVVGLGAPYTAVILKAVKAAGSDIKVASFDLNASLAKSIKSGDVLFTVDQQPFMQGYESIDSIVLYKQGGFVLGGGKPTLTGPAIVDSSNIGKVLQYAEDGLR, from the coding sequence GTGAAGCGCATCTCTGCAGTCATGGGCATCACCGCCGCGCTCGCGGCCAGTGCCCTCGTCCTCGCCGGTTGTTCCTCGCAGGGGGGGGGGGGGCGTGTCGCATCGAGCGACGACGACTCGTCCGGCGGGACCAGCAAGGACTCCGGCCTCACCATCGCCCTCGTCACCCACGCCGCCCCCGGCGACACGTTCTGGGACATCGTCCGGAAGGGTGCCGAGGACGCCGCGAAGAAGGACGGCGTCAAGCTCCTCTACGCCTCCGACCCCGACGGATCCAAGCAGGCACAGCTCGTGCAGCAGTACACCGACCAGAAGGTGGACGGCATCGCGGTGTCGCTCGCCAAGCCCGACGCGCTGAAGAGCTCGGTGCAGGCAGCCGAGAAGGCCGGCATCCCCGTGGTGTCCTTCAACTCCGGCAGCGACGCCTACTCGGCGCTCGGCATCCTGGCCCACTTCGGGCAGGACGAGTCGGTCGCCGGCGAAGCGGTCGGCAACGAGCTGGAGAAGCAGGGCCTGTCGAAGCCGATCTGCGTCATCCAGGAGCAGGGCAACGTCGCACTCGAAGCACGGTGCGGCGGCATCAAGAAGGTCCTGCCCGACACCGAGACGCTCTACGTCAACGGCACGGACAACAGCGCCGTGCAGTCGACGGTGACCGCGAAGCTCCAGGCGGACAGCAGCGCGGACGTCGTCGTGGGGCTCGGTGCCCCGTACACCGCGGTGATCCTCAAGGCGGTCAAGGCCGCCGGCAGCGACATCAAGGTCGCCTCGTTCGACCTCAACGCCTCGCTCGCCAAGAGCATCAAGTCCGGCGACGTCCTGTTCACCGTGGACCAGCAGCCGTTCATGCAGGGCTACGAGTCGATCGACTCGATCGTCCTCTACAAGCAGGGCGGCTTCGTCCTCGGTGGCGGCAAGCCGACCCTGACTGGACCGGCCATCGTCGACTCGTCGAACATCGGCAAGGTCCTGCAGTACGCCGAGGACGGTCTGCGGTGA
- a CDS encoding NAD(P)-binding domain-containing protein, with product MSTIGIIGAGQAGSVLAQALIDAGHRVVVANSRTPRSLDDLVRHLGPRASAAWAADAAAEADIAFLGFPYAPDTDLPAAELAGKIVLDNNNYMVWRDGNIAAIDTGAVTVHELRQQQLPASRIVKAFSHVQFHPRFTIRSDVDSVRRRQAPRAAPPRPSSRGARP from the coding sequence ATGAGCACGATCGGCATCATCGGGGCCGGGCAAGCCGGCAGCGTTCTCGCACAAGCGCTCATCGACGCCGGTCACCGCGTCGTCGTCGCGAACTCCCGGACCCCTCGGAGCTTGGACGACCTGGTGCGGCATCTCGGCCCTCGAGCAAGCGCCGCCTGGGCGGCCGACGCGGCAGCTGAAGCCGACATCGCGTTTCTCGGGTTCCCCTACGCCCCCGACACTGACCTTCCCGCAGCCGAACTGGCCGGGAAGATTGTGTTGGACAACAACAACTACATGGTGTGGCGTGACGGAAACATCGCTGCCATCGACACCGGCGCAGTGACCGTTCACGAACTCCGGCAGCAGCAGCTCCCCGCGTCCCGGATCGTAAAGGCATTCAGCCACGTGCAGTTCCACCCCCGGTTCACAATTCGGTCCGACGTCGACTCGGTCCGACGTCGACAAGCTCCCCGCGCTGCGCCGCCTCGCCCGTCCAGCAGGGGCGCCCGACCGTAA
- a CDS encoding TraM recognition domain-containing protein, producing MSVSTRQPNRRPQPGNDLGPTIGLACVAGGTVGGGLIAWAGSLVNPSVQAMANHGPSQVLTGYLGRDLDVTGPQVLVTGLLLGAGAGIVGYSVWMFRGFAKQGTRVDGKAQYMAGRDETIEFYEAAAIADSERLRATGAGVGVTLGTHVNTKEKLYASWEWVQIWLMGPRAGKTSCVCVPQILETRGPVIATSNKRDIVDITRGPRSENGVVWVHDVQDIIGEAPSWWWNPLSFVRDIQTAEKLADIFITSSTSAGAKQDAYFESAGKETLSRLLLAAALDERPITDVFKWANNPDDQDDPAMLLIGHDEAHLGEALGSTQGLTPKQRDGIYGTLRPWIGVLGMRSVAPWITDNGTDRPHLDTEAFVTSTDTMYLISKEGGGSARAITGALTMALLEAAELVGSRQVGGRLTTPLMAVLDEVANVCRWRELPDVYSHYGSRGIIMSAFFQSRQQGVEAFGETGMGKLWSAANVRVVGSGLSEDFLEFVSSSIGPYDAVSVSRSTQVGGSSTTRTLHQEPIFTKAELTAMPKARAVMLASQTPPVLVQLDHISKRPYAAAAKASQEYYEARAAKQGKPVRRATGASVTSRK from the coding sequence ATGAGCGTCAGTACCCGGCAGCCGAACCGGCGTCCACAGCCGGGCAACGACCTGGGTCCCACGATCGGGTTGGCGTGCGTCGCCGGCGGCACGGTCGGCGGTGGGCTGATCGCGTGGGCGGGATCGCTGGTCAACCCGTCCGTGCAGGCGATGGCGAACCACGGACCGTCGCAGGTGCTCACCGGGTACCTCGGCAGAGATCTCGACGTCACCGGGCCGCAGGTGCTCGTCACCGGGCTGCTGCTCGGCGCCGGCGCCGGCATCGTCGGCTACAGCGTGTGGATGTTCCGCGGGTTCGCCAAGCAGGGCACCCGCGTCGACGGGAAGGCGCAGTACATGGCGGGCAGGGACGAGACGATCGAGTTCTACGAAGCGGCCGCGATCGCCGACAGTGAACGGCTCCGCGCGACCGGCGCCGGTGTCGGCGTCACCCTCGGCACGCACGTGAACACGAAGGAGAAGCTCTACGCCTCGTGGGAGTGGGTGCAGATCTGGCTCATGGGTCCGCGAGCCGGGAAGACGAGCTGCGTGTGCGTTCCGCAGATCCTCGAGACCCGCGGGCCCGTGATCGCGACGAGCAACAAGCGCGACATCGTCGATATCACCCGCGGGCCGCGGTCCGAGAACGGCGTGGTGTGGGTGCACGACGTGCAGGACATCATCGGCGAAGCGCCCTCGTGGTGGTGGAACCCGCTGTCGTTCGTGCGGGACATCCAGACCGCGGAGAAGCTGGCGGACATCTTCATCACCTCGTCAACGTCCGCAGGCGCCAAGCAGGACGCCTACTTCGAGTCCGCCGGCAAAGAGACACTGTCCCGGCTGTTGCTCGCCGCAGCGCTCGACGAACGGCCGATTACGGATGTGTTCAAGTGGGCGAACAACCCCGACGACCAGGACGACCCGGCCATGCTCCTCATCGGGCACGACGAAGCACACCTCGGGGAAGCACTCGGCAGCACGCAGGGCCTCACACCGAAGCAGCGCGACGGCATCTACGGCACCCTGCGGCCCTGGATCGGTGTCCTCGGGATGCGCAGCGTCGCCCCATGGATCACCGACAACGGCACCGACCGCCCGCACCTCGACACCGAAGCGTTCGTGACGTCGACGGACACCATGTACCTGATCTCCAAGGAAGGTGGCGGATCCGCTCGAGCGATCACCGGCGCCCTGACCATGGCGCTGCTCGAGGCGGCCGAGCTGGTTGGGTCGCGGCAGGTCGGTGGGCGCCTGACGACGCCGCTCATGGCGGTCCTCGACGAGGTCGCGAACGTCTGCCGGTGGCGTGAGCTGCCGGATGTGTACTCGCACTACGGGTCCCGCGGCATCATCATGTCCGCGTTCTTCCAGTCCCGTCAGCAGGGCGTCGAGGCGTTCGGTGAGACCGGGATGGGCAAGCTCTGGTCCGCCGCGAACGTCCGCGTCGTCGGGTCCGGTCTGTCGGAGGATTTCCTGGAGTTCGTATCGTCGTCGATCGGCCCGTACGACGCGGTCTCTGTGTCAAGGAGCACGCAGGTCGGCGGATCGTCGACAACCCGAACGCTGCACCAGGAACCGATCTTCACGAAGGCCGAGCTGACCGCGATGCCGAAGGCCCGCGCGGTCATGCTGGCGTCGCAGACACCGCCGGTGCTGGTGCAGCTCGACCACATCTCCAAGCGGCCCTACGCAGCCGCCGCGAAGGCGTCACAGGAGTACTACGAGGCCCGCGCCGCGAAACAAGGTAAGCCAGTGCGTCGGGCGACCGGCGCGAGTGTCACGAGCCGGAAGTAG
- a CDS encoding enoyl-CoA hydratase/isomerase family protein, with protein MTATATPETIRERREGAIVTLTIDNAPVNAMSATVIRELRDALGRLAVDPAARVIVFESAVPGFFIAHVDMRLGEQMDVLGPLSESTPDGTNVFQAVGEQLRRQPQVTIVKLAGIARGGGAEFVAAADITYAGRSTGQLGQIETLMGIVPAGGGTQYLLERVGRHRALEIILTGDAVDADTAAAFGWINRVVPDDELDAAVARTARRIADLPDGVIAATKRILQPETPLKGYLREEEEWAALIKRPAAAHLMSRSLKLGAQTVASSFARGRSPPHLPACESIIRGGQELIATREICHVEVTHYRAAGGTPNSRVPRSRRVLLSLAVHRPASRGAAPETFLARPRGSSCTCRSKAAKTGHPRS; from the coding sequence ATGACCGCCACCGCAACCCCCGAGACGATCCGCGAGCGTAGAGAGGGGGCGATTGTCACCCTCACGATCGACAACGCGCCCGTCAACGCAATGAGTGCAACCGTCATCCGCGAGCTGCGTGACGCCCTCGGTCGGCTGGCCGTTGACCCTGCCGCGAGGGTGATCGTGTTCGAAAGCGCAGTCCCAGGGTTCTTCATCGCTCACGTCGACATGCGTCTCGGTGAGCAGATGGACGTCCTCGGGCCGCTCTCGGAGAGCACACCGGATGGCACCAACGTGTTCCAAGCCGTCGGCGAGCAGCTCCGCCGCCAACCACAGGTCACCATTGTGAAGCTCGCCGGTATCGCGCGAGGTGGCGGCGCAGAGTTCGTCGCCGCCGCGGATATCACCTACGCCGGCCGTTCCACCGGTCAGCTCGGCCAGATCGAGACACTCATGGGTATCGTCCCGGCGGGCGGTGGCACCCAGTACCTCCTCGAACGCGTTGGCCGGCATCGCGCCCTGGAGATCATCCTCACCGGCGACGCGGTCGACGCAGATACCGCTGCGGCGTTCGGGTGGATCAACCGGGTTGTGCCGGACGACGAGCTGGACGCGGCCGTCGCCCGGACCGCACGGCGAATTGCGGATCTGCCCGACGGAGTCATCGCGGCAACAAAACGCATTCTGCAGCCCGAGACGCCCCTAAAGGGGTACTTACGCGAAGAGGAGGAGTGGGCGGCCCTGATCAAGCGCCCCGCTGCCGCACACCTCATGAGCCGCAGCTTGAAACTTGGCGCGCAGACTGTGGCCAGCTCGTTCGCCCGGGGCCGATCCCCTCCTCACCTACCAGCATGCGAATCGATCATTCGGGGCGGGCAGGAACTTATCGCGACCCGCGAGATTTGCCACGTCGAGGTGACCCACTATCGCGCAGCCGGTGGCACTCCGAATTCACGAGTGCCGCGCTCCCGCAGGGTGCTTCTCTCGCTCGCTGTTCACAGACCAGCATCTAGGGGTGCTGCGCCGGAAACATTTCTGGCACGTCCGCGTGGGAGCTCTTGTACTTGTCGGTCGAAAGCCGCCAAAACGGGCCATCCTCGCTCGTGA
- a CDS encoding ATP-binding cassette domain-containing protein, whose protein sequence is MPETANPTTQAVEVPVSETSETVAGAPHLIALRDVGKHYGNVIALSDITMDVDSGRVTCVLGDNGAGKSTLIKIIAGLHQHDAGTFSIMGEDRKLSSPRDALDAGIAAVYQDLAVVPLMPIWRNFFLGSELRNRLGMLDVPAMKRITKQELLDMGIDLRDVDQPIGTLSGGEKQCVAIARAVYFGAKALILDEPTAALGVKQSGVVLKYILRARDRGLGVIFITHNPHHAYPVGDRFLLLRRGKSIGYFEKSGITLPELTGMMAGGAELEELAHELEQVGGQSERIEEIRAAEVIPGA, encoded by the coding sequence ATGCCCGAAACTGCGAACCCCACCACGCAGGCCGTCGAGGTGCCGGTGTCGGAGACGTCCGAGACCGTCGCAGGCGCACCGCACCTCATCGCCCTCCGGGACGTTGGCAAGCACTACGGCAACGTCATCGCCCTGTCCGACATCACGATGGACGTCGACTCCGGCCGCGTGACGTGCGTTCTCGGCGACAACGGCGCCGGCAAGTCGACCCTGATCAAGATCATCGCCGGGCTCCACCAGCACGACGCCGGTACCTTCTCGATCATGGGCGAGGACCGGAAGCTTTCGTCGCCGCGAGACGCCCTCGACGCCGGCATCGCCGCGGTCTACCAGGACCTCGCGGTCGTGCCGCTGATGCCGATCTGGCGGAACTTCTTCCTCGGCTCGGAACTTCGGAACCGGCTCGGCATGCTCGACGTCCCGGCGATGAAGCGCATCACCAAGCAGGAGCTGCTCGACATGGGCATCGACCTTCGCGACGTCGACCAGCCCATCGGCACCCTGTCCGGTGGTGAGAAGCAGTGCGTCGCGATCGCCCGCGCCGTCTACTTCGGCGCGAAGGCGCTCATCCTCGACGAGCCGACCGCCGCGCTCGGCGTGAAGCAGTCCGGTGTCGTGCTGAAATACATCCTCCGGGCCCGCGACCGCGGTCTCGGCGTCATCTTCATCACGCACAACCCGCACCACGCCTACCCCGTGGGCGACCGCTTCCTGCTGCTCCGTCGCGGCAAGAGCATCGGGTACTTCGAGAAGAGCGGCATCACCCTGCCGGAACTCACCGGCATGATGGCCGGCGGCGCCGAGCTCGAAGAGCTCGCCCACGAACTCGAGCAGGTCGGTGGGCAGTCCGAGCGCATCGAGGAGATCCGCGCCGCCGAAGTCATCCCAGGCGCCTAA
- a CDS encoding SDR family oxidoreductase: MDQQAAKAVRAGGSIVNISTAVTRVLAPGYTAYVASKAGVEAATRVLAKEVAGRDITVNAVAPGPTESDMLESDFNSNPDPVAARQCLEGMTPMGRIGKPDDIADVVLAPRRSAALGARTGDPHQRRIRLIRNPAAPR, translated from the coding sequence GTGGACCAGCAGGCCGCGAAAGCCGTCCGCGCGGGCGGGTCGATCGTCAACATCTCCACCGCCGTCACCCGAGTCCTTGCCCCCGGATACACGGCCTACGTCGCCAGCAAGGCAGGTGTTGAAGCGGCGACCCGCGTCCTCGCGAAGGAGGTCGCCGGCCGCGATATCACCGTCAACGCGGTCGCTCCCGGACCGACGGAGTCGGACATGCTCGAGAGCGACTTCAACAGCAACCCCGATCCGGTCGCCGCCCGCCAGTGCCTGGAGGGCATGACGCCGATGGGGCGCATCGGCAAGCCCGACGACATCGCCGACGTCGTCCTGGCCCCTCGCCGGTCCGCTGCGCTGGGTGCACGGACAGGTGATCCACACCAGCGGCGGATTCGTCTGATCCGCAACCCCGCCGCACCGCGGTAA
- a CDS encoding FHA domain-containing protein, producing MSLPDPRVTITDTGSGSVTIGGVETPLQAATAGGARDSAILTLLGHARQLGRPVLAGVVDPAMDAPVEVWGELSVLIDPDGTVRVGEHGAAPYVPAEPWLGSDEPVEAAPSVDDVAPVIETSGDDDAWSTVLRTPATQQQIVLEVTGGDVVAVSGPAICGRRPVRATAEDTAGLQVLDDETLSLSLSLSLSKTHLRIEWAGSQPTVTDLHSGNGTTLTRPGGAGVTLHPGVATAIADGDVLTVCDWSATVRLPR from the coding sequence ATGAGCCTTCCTGACCCCCGCGTCACCATCACTGACACCGGCAGCGGCTCGGTGACGATCGGCGGCGTCGAGACGCCGCTCCAGGCGGCCACAGCCGGCGGCGCACGTGACAGCGCGATCCTGACCCTCCTGGGGCACGCACGGCAGCTGGGCCGCCCGGTCCTCGCCGGCGTCGTTGACCCGGCAATGGACGCGCCGGTCGAGGTCTGGGGTGAGCTGAGCGTTCTGATCGACCCGGACGGCACCGTCCGCGTGGGCGAGCACGGTGCCGCCCCATACGTGCCCGCTGAGCCGTGGCTCGGCAGCGACGAGCCCGTTGAGGCGGCACCGTCTGTGGACGACGTCGCGCCGGTCATCGAGACCAGTGGGGACGATGACGCGTGGTCGACGGTGCTGCGGACGCCGGCGACGCAGCAGCAGATCGTGCTCGAGGTCACGGGCGGCGACGTCGTCGCGGTGTCGGGGCCTGCGATCTGTGGCCGCCGGCCCGTGCGCGCCACGGCCGAGGACACCGCCGGGCTGCAGGTGCTCGACGACGAGACGTTGTCGCTGTCGCTGTCGCTGTCGCTGTCGAAGACGCACCTACGAATCGAGTGGGCTGGTTCGCAGCCAACGGTCACCGACCTGCACTCGGGCAACGGCACCACGCTCACCCGCCCGGGTGGCGCCGGGGTGACTCTGCATCCCGGCGTGGCCACGGCCATCGCCGACGGCGACGTGCTGACGGTGTGCGACTGGTCCGCCACCGTCCGGCTGCCCCGCTGA
- a CDS encoding DUF6668 family protein, producing MVNRFVESTATPVAPIDEVLGGEPDGLFGVDAEALSLRGPAVPTGEQVPIAADGPQRRTVEITSAPDLVVVGLHGGAGTSTLVRLLAEAGDGTVLDAGTQWPVFAGWQRPGPTIPVVAVARTHYAGLDEVTRLAGQWTSEALPGGHLIGVVLVDDAPKLATAQQTAARRALRMTPHGWHVPWQETWRLAAPALPSLPRRVRDIIRDIRRQAERITEGASA from the coding sequence ATGGTGAACCGTTTCGTGGAGTCCACGGCCACGCCCGTGGCTCCCATCGACGAGGTCCTCGGCGGTGAACCCGACGGGCTGTTCGGCGTCGACGCCGAGGCCCTGTCGCTACGCGGGCCCGCAGTCCCGACCGGCGAGCAGGTGCCGATCGCAGCCGACGGCCCGCAGCGGCGGACGGTCGAGATCACGTCCGCGCCGGACCTGGTCGTCGTCGGCCTGCACGGGGGCGCCGGCACGTCCACGCTGGTGCGGCTTCTCGCCGAGGCCGGCGACGGAACGGTGCTGGACGCCGGCACGCAGTGGCCGGTGTTCGCCGGCTGGCAGCGGCCAGGCCCGACGATCCCGGTCGTCGCCGTCGCCCGCACCCACTACGCAGGCCTCGATGAGGTAACCCGCCTCGCCGGGCAGTGGACCAGCGAAGCCCTGCCGGGCGGCCACCTGATCGGCGTCGTCCTCGTCGACGACGCCCCGAAACTCGCCACCGCGCAGCAGACCGCTGCACGGCGTGCGCTGCGCATGACACCCCACGGGTGGCATGTGCCCTGGCAGGAGACGTGGCGGCTTGCCGCTCCGGCCCTGCCCTCGCTCCCACGCCGGGTCCGAGACATCATCCGCGACATCCGCCGCCAGGCGGAGCGCATCACCGAAGGAGCATCCGCATGA
- a CDS encoding ABC transporter permease — MTAAGLVLAGDERLAARSPVRKLLGRPEVGAVVGAIAMFVFFAVIAPVFVQPDSISTVLYGSSTIGIMAVGVSLLMIGGEFDLSAGVGVISSSLTASLFAWYFSTNVWVGVLLALVFSLGVGFVNGWILVRTKLPSFIVTLATFLMLTGLNLAVTRLVSGSVSTLDVSQLDGFALAEQMFAADVPVFGITVKITVFIWIALVIIASWVLLRTRVGNWIFAVGGDENAARAVGVPVTKTKIGLFMGVGFCAWIGGMHNLFAFNVVQSGEGVGNEFLYIIAAVIGGCLLTGGYGSAVGGAIGALIFGMANKGIVYAQWNPDWFKFFLGLMLLLATIINLIVKKRAEQK; from the coding sequence GTGACCGCCGCAGGGCTCGTCCTCGCGGGTGACGAGCGGCTCGCCGCCCGGAGCCCCGTCCGGAAGCTCCTCGGCCGCCCCGAGGTGGGTGCGGTGGTCGGCGCGATCGCGATGTTCGTGTTCTTCGCCGTCATCGCCCCGGTGTTCGTGCAGCCCGACTCGATCTCGACGGTCCTCTACGGTTCGTCGACCATCGGGATCATGGCGGTCGGTGTCTCGCTCCTCATGATCGGCGGAGAGTTCGACCTCTCCGCCGGCGTCGGGGTCATCTCCTCCTCGCTCACCGCGAGCCTGTTCGCCTGGTACTTCTCCACGAACGTCTGGGTGGGCGTGTTGCTCGCGCTCGTCTTCTCGCTCGGCGTCGGCTTCGTCAACGGGTGGATCCTCGTCCGGACGAAGCTCCCCTCGTTCATCGTCACCCTTGCGACGTTCCTGATGCTCACCGGCCTGAACCTCGCGGTCACCCGCCTGGTGTCCGGCTCGGTGTCGACGCTGGACGTCTCGCAGCTCGACGGCTTCGCGCTGGCGGAGCAGATGTTCGCCGCCGACGTCCCGGTCTTCGGCATCACGGTGAAGATCACCGTGTTCATCTGGATCGCGCTCGTGATCATCGCCTCCTGGGTGCTCCTCCGCACCCGGGTCGGCAACTGGATCTTCGCCGTCGGCGGGGACGAGAACGCCGCCCGCGCCGTCGGTGTCCCGGTCACGAAGACGAAGATCGGCCTGTTCATGGGCGTCGGCTTCTGCGCCTGGATCGGCGGCATGCACAACCTGTTCGCCTTCAACGTCGTGCAGTCCGGCGAGGGTGTGGGAAACGAGTTCCTCTACATCATCGCCGCTGTCATCGGCGGCTGCCTGCTCACGGGCGGCTACGGATCCGCGGTCGGCGGTGCCATCGGCGCCCTGATCTTCGGGATGGCGAACAAGGGCATCGTCTATGCGCAGTGGAACCCGGACTGGTTCAAGTTCTTCCTCGGGCTCATGCTGCTGCTCGCCACCATCATCAACCTCATCGTCAAGAAACGAGCGGAGCAGAAATGA
- a CDS encoding DUF4913 domain-containing protein, protein MEGFDESEPEAAGATPGLAIEPVYESVYEFVDGFVRPMFRRNPKRYLWAENWFDYPEVLDRFEAMWRAWEWDRLPEQAGMTGMAAFWKDTFDPLMDVITSEDGPFWRLSTDKYKSSHADVPEMFPAQHP, encoded by the coding sequence ATGGAGGGATTCGACGAAAGCGAGCCCGAAGCAGCCGGCGCGACCCCGGGCCTGGCGATCGAGCCGGTGTACGAAAGCGTGTACGAGTTCGTCGACGGGTTCGTGCGACCGATGTTTCGGAGGAACCCCAAGCGGTACCTGTGGGCGGAGAACTGGTTCGACTACCCGGAAGTCCTCGACCGGTTCGAGGCCATGTGGCGAGCATGGGAATGGGACCGTCTCCCAGAGCAAGCAGGGATGACCGGGATGGCCGCATTCTGGAAAGACACCTTCGACCCGCTCATGGACGTCATCACGAGCGAGGATGGCCCGTTTTGGCGGCTTTCGACCGACAAGTACAAGAGCTCCCACGCGGACGTGCCAGAAATGTTTCCGGCGCAGCACCCCTAG
- a CDS encoding SCO6880 family protein has product MSDQTYQSPTYGNITPPGKQGFWGLSLGVLGIAGFLLFMVMIATIVTQYIAAGVLFLMAIAVVIASVFKDKNDRTIYQRGVIRMFFRSRERRGDTLLVQGPAGRAPDGRTRLPGLLAPSELSEHVDTYGHRFGLIRLRGVKHYTVVLEVFPDGDALVDADRVDSMVAHWGAWLAALGESGDIVGASVSVETAEETGQRLERMVNGKLDETASDYARDVATSLPEEIRANTPMVSTRIAITFSGRGFDKEGSDQGLQAMAAEIGAQLPILMVDLGSTGAGSGVRACTAQDIVDHARAAYDPIVAPAIEQARADGGTGLTWADAGPVFQREHIDRYYHDRAVSKTWEMHVAPTGTFRSSSLGALLRPVSGVLRKRVTLLYRPVWDKDAVDTVGKEGNNAEMVNSAKSSAAQRRRLKAARQSEEELQDGAGLLLFGLLVTATTTSTAEFARLDKVIPGLTSRAGRLRMREALGNQAVAFQAGLPLGVVPMMHAPLGQFVQEWI; this is encoded by the coding sequence ATGAGTGATCAGACCTACCAGTCGCCGACGTACGGCAACATCACCCCGCCCGGGAAGCAGGGGTTCTGGGGCCTGTCGTTGGGGGTGCTCGGCATCGCCGGGTTCCTGCTGTTCATGGTGATGATCGCCACGATCGTCACCCAGTACATCGCCGCCGGCGTGCTGTTCCTGATGGCGATCGCCGTGGTGATCGCGTCGGTGTTCAAGGACAAGAACGACCGCACGATCTACCAGAGAGGCGTCATCCGCATGTTCTTCCGCAGCCGCGAACGCCGCGGCGACACCCTCCTCGTGCAGGGCCCCGCCGGGCGCGCACCCGACGGCCGGACCCGGCTGCCGGGGCTGCTGGCGCCGAGTGAGCTCAGCGAGCACGTCGACACCTACGGGCACCGGTTCGGGCTGATCCGGCTCCGCGGGGTGAAGCACTACACGGTGGTGCTCGAGGTGTTCCCCGACGGTGATGCCCTCGTCGACGCCGACCGGGTGGACTCGATGGTCGCGCATTGGGGTGCGTGGTTGGCGGCGCTGGGTGAGAGCGGCGACATCGTTGGTGCCTCCGTCAGCGTCGAGACCGCTGAGGAGACCGGGCAGCGGCTCGAGCGGATGGTGAACGGCAAGCTCGACGAGACCGCCTCCGACTACGCCCGCGACGTCGCGACGTCCCTGCCGGAAGAGATCCGCGCGAACACGCCGATGGTGTCGACGCGGATCGCGATCACGTTCAGCGGCCGCGGGTTCGACAAGGAAGGCTCCGATCAGGGCCTGCAGGCAATGGCGGCGGAGATCGGCGCGCAGCTGCCGATCCTGATGGTCGACCTCGGGTCCACCGGCGCCGGCAGCGGTGTTCGTGCCTGCACGGCGCAGGACATCGTCGACCACGCCCGCGCCGCCTACGACCCGATCGTGGCGCCCGCGATCGAACAGGCCCGCGCCGACGGCGGCACCGGGCTGACGTGGGCGGACGCCGGACCGGTGTTCCAGCGGGAACACATCGACCGGTACTACCACGACCGTGCCGTGTCGAAGACGTGGGAGATGCACGTCGCCCCGACCGGCACGTTCCGCTCGAGCTCGCTCGGCGCGCTGTTGCGCCCCGTGTCGGGTGTGCTCCGGAAGCGGGTGACGCTGTTGTACCGGCCGGTGTGGGACAAGGACGCCGTCGACACCGTCGGCAAGGAAGGCAACAACGCGGAGATGGTCAACAGCGCCAAGTCCAGTGCCGCGCAGCGGCGCCGGCTCAAAGCCGCACGGCAGAGCGAGGAAGAGCTGCAGGACGGTGCCGGGCTGCTGCTGTTCGGGCTGCTCGTGACCGCGACCACCACCAGCACCGCCGAGTTCGCCCGACTCGACAAGGTCATCCCGGGACTGACCTCCCGCGCCGGCCGCCTCCGGATGCGTGAAGCGCTCGGCAACCAGGCCGTCGCATTCCAAGCCGGTCTCCCGCTCGGCGTCGTGCCGATGATGCACGCCCCGCTGGGCCAGTTCGTTCAGGAGTGGATCTGA